Proteins found in one Sorghum bicolor cultivar BTx623 chromosome 1, Sorghum_bicolor_NCBIv3, whole genome shotgun sequence genomic segment:
- the LOC8060519 gene encoding uncharacterized protein LOC8060519 isoform X1: MKIVNLCSLLVNYLRVGRADHFLIFFGNFLGMNLLSSMRGSFFMPKDIIMERLEYFRTSLQRNAFLGWTKYLKAVMIRGLTDDILEGDLLDSKQGVWGKLSEQVTLNLSKSVISLVLSDGHNVLFASSGIAIECNVNVSRFLTSASLVRALNNEEKGLANVKIEVRHKGRAITGFLEEHNLDYDIAVVKIMSFLDAQNVLLLSAPPILPNSKVVAVGHDSSGKIMATNGKLTCGPSVCKYGESLMSSTCILSKVWEGGPLFDFSGSFVGMNLFSSTEGSFFMPSNIIIEWLGQLWISQERNAFLSWVKYLKMVRVGGLTNDIPEAYRDALTDPEYEVHKMLGYPRPSKRDMTLVNSFEKAFGDVYDKDDRQGVWKLLEKRVSKGISRNVVSLASFNGNTRFFSCTGCFIDWDDKCQDNNVSTILTSASLVRNSDPFDGENKVIDGLKIKVKDPKGPLLEGSLIHYNLDYNVALVSVKRLKSYSACPLAICKRNLIYESSKVLSVGCCFQTGKLMASSGKLVAWSGSLDCKLLIYSTCEITKAGIGGPLVDFDGNFIGMNFYDPKLGTPAVSCDDIVDVLERFKEKWTGGVDSLSNPNGVGGVQGDCSVSLNWWPVPRPYWRQPDEPEKSYLDEYERGVLDSGSKFEYVGG; encoded by the exons ATGAAGATTGTGAACTTATGTTCTCTACTTGTAAATTATCTGAG GGTTGGGAGGGCGGAccactttttgattttttttgggaACTTTTTGGGCATGAACCTTTTGTCATCTATGAGAGGATCCTTTTTCATGCCAAAGGATATAATTATGGAGCGGCTGGAGTATTTTCGGACATCTCTGCAAAGGAATGCATTTCTGGGATGGACAAAATATTTGAAGGCGGTGAT GATCAGAGGACTCACAGATGATATCCTTGAAG GTGACTTGTTGGACTCTAAGCAAGGTGTATGGGGCAAGCTGAGTGAACAAGTTACTTTGAATTTGTCTAAAAGTGTTATCTCGCTTGTTTTATCTGATG GACACAATGTGCTATTTGCATCCTCTGGCATAGCTATAGAGTGCAATGTGAATGTTTCAAGGTTTCTAACTTCAGCAAGTTTGGTTAGAGCTTTAAACAATGAAGAAAAAGGACTTGCTAATGTGAAG ATCGAAGTGCGTCATAAAGGGAGGGCTATCACAGGCTTTCTCGAAGAACATAATTTAGATTATGACATTGCAGTTGTCAAAATCATGTCCTTCCTTGATGCTCAAAATGTACTTCTCCTTAGCGCACCACCCATTCTGCCCAATTCTAAGGTAGTTGCTGTTGGGCATGACAGCTCTGGCAAGATAATGGCTACAAATGGGAAGCTTACTTGTGGCCCAAGCGTATGTAAATATGGTGAATCTCttatgtcctcaacttgtataTTATCCAAG GTTTGGGAAGGTGGGCCACTTTTTGATTTTTCTGGGAGCTTTGTTGGCATGAACCTTTTTTCATCTACGGAAGGATCTTTTTTCATGCCAAGTAATATAATTATTGAATGGCTGGGGCAACTTTGGATATCACAGGAAAGGAATGCATTTCTGTCATGGGTTAAATATTTGAAGATGGTGAG GGTTGGAGGACTTACAAATGATATCCCTGAAG CATATAGAGATGCTCTCACTGACCCGGAATACGAGGTTCATAAAATGTTGGGTTATCCCAGGCCGTCAAAGA GGGACATGACCTTGGTAAATTCTTTTGAAAAGGCTTTTGGTGATGTGTATGATAAGGATGATCGTCAAGGTGTCTGGAAGCTACTAGAGAAAAGAGTTTCTAAAGGAATATCTAGAAATGTTGTCTCCCTTGCTTCTTTCAATG GAAATACGAGATTTTTTTCATGCACAGGATGTTTTATTGACTGGGATGACAAATGTCAAGATAACAATGTTTCTACTATTCTGACATCTGCGAGCTTGGTTAGAAATTCTGATCCTTTCGATGGTGAAAACAAGGTTATCGACGGTTTGAAG ATTAAAGTGAAAGATCCAAAAGGGCCACTACTAGAGGGGTCACTAATACATTATAATCTAGATTATAATGTGGCTCTAGTCAGTGTCAAGAGACTCAAGAGTTATAGTGCCTGCCCTCTTGCAATTTGTAAACGCAATTTGATATATGAGTCTTCTAAGGTGTTGTCTGTAGGGTGTTGCTTTCAAACGGGCAAATTAATGGCTTCAAGTGGGAAACTGGTTGCCTGGTCGGGCTCGCTTGATTGCAAATTGCTTATCTACTCCACATGTGAAATCACCAAG GCTGGGATTGGAGGGCCTCTTGTTGATTTTGATGGGAATTTTATTGGCATGAACTTCTATGACCCGAAATTGGGCACCCCAGCTGTGTCTTGTGATGATATTGTTGATGTCCTAGAACGTTTTAAGGAAAAATG GACTGGTGGAGTCGATAGTTTGTCTAATCCAAATGGTGTGGGTGGTGTTCAAGGAGATTGCAGTGTTAGTCTGAACTG GTGGCCAGTGCCTCGGCCATATTGGCGTCAGCCAGATGAACCTGAGAAGTCTTATTTGGATGAATATGAACGTGGGGTCCTAGACAGCGGCAGCAAGTTCGAGTACGTTGGTGGATAG
- the LOC8059941 gene encoding folate transporter 1, chloroplastic, whose translation MPPGTSPEAAEAEAWTWENAAAGAAAGFATVAALHPLDVVRTRFQVSGGRGWSEVPPYRNTAHAVYTITRSEGLRGLYAGFYPAVLGSTVSWGLYFFFYNRAKQRYLQRKDGQLHPVHHLISAAEAGALVSLFTNPIWLVKTRLQLQTPKHHTSQYSGFSDALRTILREEGFLALYRGIGPGLLLVTHGAIQFTVYEELRKAMIFVKSTQSRTDNGGGRESLLNSIDFAALGAGSKVAATLLTYPYQVIRARLQQRPGTDGTPKYSNSWHVVKETAKYEGVRGFYRGITSNLLKNLPAASLTFVVYENVIKLFKATKEKT comes from the exons ATGCCTCCGGGGACCTCTCCAGAGGCGGCGGAGGCCGAGGCATGGACGTGGGAGAACGCAGCGGCTGGAGCTGCCGCCGGGTTCGCCACGGTCGCGGCCCTCCACCCGCTCGACGTCGTCCGTACCCGCTTCCAAG TGAGCGGTGGGAGGGGGTGGTCTGAGGTGCCGCCGTACAGGAACACCGCGCACGCTGTGTATACCATCACACGATCTGAG GGCCTGCGAGGACTTTATGCAGGATTTTATCCTGCAGTTCTTGGATCAACTGTTTCCTGGggtttatatttcttttt TTATAACAGAGCTAAACAAAGGTACTTACAGAGGAAGGATGGCCAGCTTCATCCAGTCCATCATCTCATCTCAGCTGCAGAAGCAGGTGCTTTG GTTTCCTTGTTTACAAATCCCATATGGCTGGTGAAAACAAGACTGCAACTACAAACACCTAAACACCATACTTCTCAGTATTCTGGTTTTTCTG ATGCTTTGAGAACTATTCTAAGAGAGGAGGGATTTCTTGCACTTTATAGGGGAATTGGACCTGGGCTTTTGCTG GTCACACATGGTGCAATACAGTTCACGGTCTATGAGGAACTTCGCAAAGCTATGATATTCGTTAAAAGTACACAATCAAGGACAGATAACGGAGGAGGCAGGGAATCATTG CTGAATTCCATCGATTTTGCGGCACTTGGGGCTGGTTCAAAAGTAGCTGCTACTCTACTTACTTATCCTTACCAG GTCATCCGAGCCCGCTTGCAG CAACGGCCTGGCACTGATGGTACTCCAAAGTACTCAAATAGCTGGCATGTAGTGAAGGAAACTGCGAA GTATGAAGGCGTCCGTGGATTTTATAGGGGCATCACGTCCAATCTACTGAAAAACCTTCCAGCTGCTTCCCTCACATTTGTGGTGTATGAAAATGTTATCAAACTattcaaagcaaccaaggagaaGACATAG
- the LOC8059942 gene encoding uncharacterized protein LOC8059942, whose product MAAAFTKLSLTFVLLLSAFVVSGEIGGAMAATDCSTVRCIQGGYITCDNYPYQKLDGCACVCAPKNGRNCVLHLQSGSTYNCGDKKKE is encoded by the exons ATGGCGGCTGCCTTCACGAAGCTCTCCCTCACCttcgtcctcctcctctccg CGTTCGTCGTGTCCGGCGAGATCGGGGGAGCCATGGCGGCGACCGACTGCTCGACGGTCCGGTGCATCCAGGGCGGGTACATCACCTGCGACAACTACCCGTACCAGAAGCTGGACGGCTGCGCCTGCGTCTGCGCGCCCAAGAACGGCCGGAACTGCGTGCTCCACCTCCAGTCCGGCTCCACTTACAACTGCGGCGACAAGAAGAAGGAATAG
- the LOC8060520 gene encoding uncharacterized protein LOC8060520, which translates to MVSFNLSMAAVVLLSGLVILGAVEPSEAVCNLDCVRGTYITCKNYPAQQLYGCACKCAPADGKRCVVHLGGGSTKRCWKRR; encoded by the exons ATGGTCTCCTTCAACTTGTCCATGGCAGCCGTCGTCCTCCTCTCCG GACTTGTGATACTGGGGGCGGTTGAGCCCAGTGAAGCCGTCTGCAATCTCGACTGCGTGCGAGGAACCTACATCACCTGCAAGAACTACCCTGCGCAGCAGCTCTACGGCTGCGCCTGCAAGTGCGCGCCTGCGGACGGCAAGCGCTGCGTTGTCCACCTCGGAGGTGGCTCGACCAAGCGGTGCTGGAAACGCAGATGA
- the LOC8060519 gene encoding uncharacterized protein LOC8060519 isoform X3, which yields MKIVNLCSLLVNYLRVGRADHFLIFFGNFLGMNLLSSMRGSFFMPKDIIMERLEYFRTSLQRNAFLGWTKYLKAVMIRGLTDDILEGDLLDSKQGVWGKLSEQVTLNLSKSVISLVLSDGHNVLFASSGIAIECNVNVSRFLTSASLVRALNNEEKGLANVKIEVRHKGRAITGFLEEHNLDYDIAVVKIMSFLDAQNVLLLSAPPILPNSKVVAVGHDSSGKIMATNGKLTCGPSVCKYGESLMSSTCILSKVWEGGPLFDFSGSFVGMNLFSSTEGSFFMPSNIIIEWLGQLWISQERNAFLSWVKYLKMVRVGGLTNDIPEAYRDALTDPEYEVHKMLGYPRPSKRDMTLVNSFEKAFGDVYDKDDRQGVWKLLEKRVSKGISRNVVSLASFNGNTRFFSCTGCFIDWDDKCQDNNVSTILTSASLVRNSDPFDGENKVIDGLKIKVKDPKGPLLEGSLIHYNLDYNVALVSVKRLKSYSACPLAICKRNLIYESSKVLSVGCCFQTGKLMASSGKLVAWSGSLDCKLLIYSTCEITKAGIGGPLVDFDGNFIGMNFYDPKLGTPAVSCDDIVDVLERFKEKCCQIRTYFLRIL from the exons ATGAAGATTGTGAACTTATGTTCTCTACTTGTAAATTATCTGAG GGTTGGGAGGGCGGAccactttttgattttttttgggaACTTTTTGGGCATGAACCTTTTGTCATCTATGAGAGGATCCTTTTTCATGCCAAAGGATATAATTATGGAGCGGCTGGAGTATTTTCGGACATCTCTGCAAAGGAATGCATTTCTGGGATGGACAAAATATTTGAAGGCGGTGAT GATCAGAGGACTCACAGATGATATCCTTGAAG GTGACTTGTTGGACTCTAAGCAAGGTGTATGGGGCAAGCTGAGTGAACAAGTTACTTTGAATTTGTCTAAAAGTGTTATCTCGCTTGTTTTATCTGATG GACACAATGTGCTATTTGCATCCTCTGGCATAGCTATAGAGTGCAATGTGAATGTTTCAAGGTTTCTAACTTCAGCAAGTTTGGTTAGAGCTTTAAACAATGAAGAAAAAGGACTTGCTAATGTGAAG ATCGAAGTGCGTCATAAAGGGAGGGCTATCACAGGCTTTCTCGAAGAACATAATTTAGATTATGACATTGCAGTTGTCAAAATCATGTCCTTCCTTGATGCTCAAAATGTACTTCTCCTTAGCGCACCACCCATTCTGCCCAATTCTAAGGTAGTTGCTGTTGGGCATGACAGCTCTGGCAAGATAATGGCTACAAATGGGAAGCTTACTTGTGGCCCAAGCGTATGTAAATATGGTGAATCTCttatgtcctcaacttgtataTTATCCAAG GTTTGGGAAGGTGGGCCACTTTTTGATTTTTCTGGGAGCTTTGTTGGCATGAACCTTTTTTCATCTACGGAAGGATCTTTTTTCATGCCAAGTAATATAATTATTGAATGGCTGGGGCAACTTTGGATATCACAGGAAAGGAATGCATTTCTGTCATGGGTTAAATATTTGAAGATGGTGAG GGTTGGAGGACTTACAAATGATATCCCTGAAG CATATAGAGATGCTCTCACTGACCCGGAATACGAGGTTCATAAAATGTTGGGTTATCCCAGGCCGTCAAAGA GGGACATGACCTTGGTAAATTCTTTTGAAAAGGCTTTTGGTGATGTGTATGATAAGGATGATCGTCAAGGTGTCTGGAAGCTACTAGAGAAAAGAGTTTCTAAAGGAATATCTAGAAATGTTGTCTCCCTTGCTTCTTTCAATG GAAATACGAGATTTTTTTCATGCACAGGATGTTTTATTGACTGGGATGACAAATGTCAAGATAACAATGTTTCTACTATTCTGACATCTGCGAGCTTGGTTAGAAATTCTGATCCTTTCGATGGTGAAAACAAGGTTATCGACGGTTTGAAG ATTAAAGTGAAAGATCCAAAAGGGCCACTACTAGAGGGGTCACTAATACATTATAATCTAGATTATAATGTGGCTCTAGTCAGTGTCAAGAGACTCAAGAGTTATAGTGCCTGCCCTCTTGCAATTTGTAAACGCAATTTGATATATGAGTCTTCTAAGGTGTTGTCTGTAGGGTGTTGCTTTCAAACGGGCAAATTAATGGCTTCAAGTGGGAAACTGGTTGCCTGGTCGGGCTCGCTTGATTGCAAATTGCTTATCTACTCCACATGTGAAATCACCAAG GCTGGGATTGGAGGGCCTCTTGTTGATTTTGATGGGAATTTTATTGGCATGAACTTCTATGACCCGAAATTGGGCACCCCAGCTGTGTCTTGTGATGATATTGTTGATGTCCTAGAACGTTTTAAGGAAAAATG CTGTCAGATCCGTACGTACTTTCTAAGAATCTTGTAG
- the LOC8060522 gene encoding endoplasmic reticulum oxidoreductin-1, with protein sequence MTMDAAPVANGAAAGAGGGANRRGGRLWYAAAGALLVALLAVAVSYRSFPDIPSSSPGSCGCPAARKYTGMVEDCCCDYETVDAINEEVLHPILQELVKLPFFRYFKVKLWCDCPFWPDDGMCKLRDCSVCECPENEFPEPFRKPYSGLSPDSMMCQEGKPQAAVDKTLDSKVFKGWVETDNPWTSDDETDNNEMTYVNLQLNPERYTGYTGDSARRIWDAIYKENCPKYPSEELCHEKKALYKLISGLHSSISVHIAYDYLLDESTNSWGQNLPLLYDRVLKYPERVQNLYFTYLFVLRAVTKAADYLEQAEYNTDNPEDDLKTESLVKQLLYNSKLRSACPLPFDEAKLWQGENGPELKQEIQKQFRNISAIMDCVGCEKCRLWGKLQVLGLGTALKILFSVDGDSHLNQPLQLQRNEVIALFNLLNRLSESVKFVHEKGSSIEEVIKEQIPSTFQKGASKPNLKLDFL encoded by the exons ATGACTATGGACGCCGCTCCGGTGGCGAACGGCGCCGCGGCCGGCGCTGGCGGGGGCGCGAATCGGCGGGGCGGAAGGTTGTGGTACGCGGCCGCCGGCGCCCTCCTCGTGGCCCTCCTCGCCGTGGCCGTGAGCTACCGCAGCTTCCCGGACATCCCCTCCTCGTCACCAGGAAGCTGCGGCTGCCCT GCTGCGAGGAAGTACACGGGGATGGTGGAGGACTGCTGCTGCGACTATGAGACGGTGGACGCCATCAACGAGGAGGTCCTGCATCCCATCCTACAGGAACTCGTTAAGTTGCCCTTCTTCAGGTACTTCAAG GTTAAATTGTGGTGTGACTGCCCTTTTTGGCCCGATGATGGAATGTGCAAGCTTAGAGATTGTAGTGTCTGTGAGTGCCCGGAGAATGAGTTCCCTGAACCATTCAGGAAACCTTACAGTGGACTTTCTCCAGATAGTATGATGTGCCAAGAAGGAAAACCACAGGCTGCTGTTGATAAAACCCTTGACAGcaaggttttcaaaggatgggttGAAACTGACAATCCGTGGACATCTGATGACGAGACTGATAATA ATGAGATGACTTATGTGAATCTTCAACTGAATCCTGAACGATACACTGGATATACTGGTGATTCAGCAAGAAGGATATGGGATGCCATTTACAAAGAGAACTGTCCAAAAT ATCCCTCTGAAGAACTGTGCCATGAGAAGAAGGCCTTGTACAAGCTTATTTCAGGGTTGCACTCCTCAATTTCAGTGCATATTGCTTATGATTATCTTCTTGACGAATCGACTAACTCA TGGGGACAAAATCTTCCTTTGTTGTATGACCGTGTCCTGAAGTACCCAGAACGTGTCCAGAATCTGTACTTCACTTACCTGTTTGTTCTTCGGGCCGTGACAAAG GCGGCAGATTATCTTGAGCAGGCTGAGTACAATACTGACAACCCTGAAGACGACTTGAAGACAGAATCTCTTGTGAAGCAATTGCTTTACAATTCCAAGTTAAGATCTGCATGTCCATTGCCTTTTGATGAAGCCAAACTCTGGCAAGGAGAAAATGGTCCTGAGCTAAAGCAAGAGATTCAGAAGCAATTTAGAAACATTAG TGCAATTATGGACTGTGTTGGATGCGAGAAGTGCCGTCTGTGGGGAAAGCTCCAAGTTCTTGGTCTTGGAACTGCACTGAAAATTCTTTTCTCCGTTGATGGAGACAGCCATTTGAATCAGCCA TTGCAGCTGCAGCGAAATGAGGTCATTGCATTGTTCAATCTTCTGAACAGGCTCTCAGAGTCTGTCAAATTtgtacatgaaaaaggatcatcaATTGAAGAAGTCATTAAGGAACAGATCCCTTCAACTTTTCAAAAGGGTGCTTCCAAGCCCAATCTTAAACTG GACTTCCTCTGA
- the LOC8060519 gene encoding uncharacterized protein LOC8060519 isoform X2 produces the protein MKIVNLCSLLVNYLRVGRADHFLIFFGNFLGMNLLSSMRGSFFMPKDIIMERLEYFRTSLQRNAFLGWTKYLKAVMIRGLTDDILEGDLLDSKQGVWGKLSEQVTLNLSKSVISLVLSDGHNVLFASSGIAIECNVNVSRFLTSASLVRALNNEEKGLANVKIEVRHKGRAITGFLEEHNLDYDIAVVKIMSFLDAQNVLLLSAPPILPNSKVVAVGHDSSGKIMATNGKLTCGPSVCKYGESLMSSTCILSKVWEGGPLFDFSGSFVGMNLFSSTEGSFFMPSNIIIEWLGQLWISQERNAFLSWVKYLKMVRVGGLTNDIPEAYRDALTDPEYEVHKMLGYPRPSKRDMTLVNSFEKAFGDVYDKDDRQGVWKLLEKRVSKGISRNVVSLASFNGNTRFFSCTGCFIDWDDKCQDNNVSTILTSASLVRNSDPFDGENKVIDGLKIKVKDPKGPLLEGSLIHYNLDYNVALVSVKRLKSYSACPLAICKRNLIYESSKVLSVGCCFQTGKLMASSGKLVAWSGSLDCKLLIYSTCEITKAGIGGPLVDFDGNFIGMNFYDPKLGTPAVSCDDIVDVLERFKEKCGGVDSLSNPNGVGGVQGDCSVSLNWWPVPRPYWRQPDEPEKSYLDEYERGVLDSGSKFEYVGG, from the exons ATGAAGATTGTGAACTTATGTTCTCTACTTGTAAATTATCTGAG GGTTGGGAGGGCGGAccactttttgattttttttgggaACTTTTTGGGCATGAACCTTTTGTCATCTATGAGAGGATCCTTTTTCATGCCAAAGGATATAATTATGGAGCGGCTGGAGTATTTTCGGACATCTCTGCAAAGGAATGCATTTCTGGGATGGACAAAATATTTGAAGGCGGTGAT GATCAGAGGACTCACAGATGATATCCTTGAAG GTGACTTGTTGGACTCTAAGCAAGGTGTATGGGGCAAGCTGAGTGAACAAGTTACTTTGAATTTGTCTAAAAGTGTTATCTCGCTTGTTTTATCTGATG GACACAATGTGCTATTTGCATCCTCTGGCATAGCTATAGAGTGCAATGTGAATGTTTCAAGGTTTCTAACTTCAGCAAGTTTGGTTAGAGCTTTAAACAATGAAGAAAAAGGACTTGCTAATGTGAAG ATCGAAGTGCGTCATAAAGGGAGGGCTATCACAGGCTTTCTCGAAGAACATAATTTAGATTATGACATTGCAGTTGTCAAAATCATGTCCTTCCTTGATGCTCAAAATGTACTTCTCCTTAGCGCACCACCCATTCTGCCCAATTCTAAGGTAGTTGCTGTTGGGCATGACAGCTCTGGCAAGATAATGGCTACAAATGGGAAGCTTACTTGTGGCCCAAGCGTATGTAAATATGGTGAATCTCttatgtcctcaacttgtataTTATCCAAG GTTTGGGAAGGTGGGCCACTTTTTGATTTTTCTGGGAGCTTTGTTGGCATGAACCTTTTTTCATCTACGGAAGGATCTTTTTTCATGCCAAGTAATATAATTATTGAATGGCTGGGGCAACTTTGGATATCACAGGAAAGGAATGCATTTCTGTCATGGGTTAAATATTTGAAGATGGTGAG GGTTGGAGGACTTACAAATGATATCCCTGAAG CATATAGAGATGCTCTCACTGACCCGGAATACGAGGTTCATAAAATGTTGGGTTATCCCAGGCCGTCAAAGA GGGACATGACCTTGGTAAATTCTTTTGAAAAGGCTTTTGGTGATGTGTATGATAAGGATGATCGTCAAGGTGTCTGGAAGCTACTAGAGAAAAGAGTTTCTAAAGGAATATCTAGAAATGTTGTCTCCCTTGCTTCTTTCAATG GAAATACGAGATTTTTTTCATGCACAGGATGTTTTATTGACTGGGATGACAAATGTCAAGATAACAATGTTTCTACTATTCTGACATCTGCGAGCTTGGTTAGAAATTCTGATCCTTTCGATGGTGAAAACAAGGTTATCGACGGTTTGAAG ATTAAAGTGAAAGATCCAAAAGGGCCACTACTAGAGGGGTCACTAATACATTATAATCTAGATTATAATGTGGCTCTAGTCAGTGTCAAGAGACTCAAGAGTTATAGTGCCTGCCCTCTTGCAATTTGTAAACGCAATTTGATATATGAGTCTTCTAAGGTGTTGTCTGTAGGGTGTTGCTTTCAAACGGGCAAATTAATGGCTTCAAGTGGGAAACTGGTTGCCTGGTCGGGCTCGCTTGATTGCAAATTGCTTATCTACTCCACATGTGAAATCACCAAG GCTGGGATTGGAGGGCCTCTTGTTGATTTTGATGGGAATTTTATTGGCATGAACTTCTATGACCCGAAATTGGGCACCCCAGCTGTGTCTTGTGATGATATTGTTGATGTCCTAGAACGTTTTAAGGAAAAATG TGGTGGAGTCGATAGTTTGTCTAATCCAAATGGTGTGGGTGGTGTTCAAGGAGATTGCAGTGTTAGTCTGAACTG GTGGCCAGTGCCTCGGCCATATTGGCGTCAGCCAGATGAACCTGAGAAGTCTTATTTGGATGAATATGAACGTGGGGTCCTAGACAGCGGCAGCAAGTTCGAGTACGTTGGTGGATAG